The window cacaaaagaaaattttactttcctttcatttctcttctttttctctccttattttattttcttttcttttcactTCTTTGCTAAGGAGAATTATTTAGTAGACATGTTTATAACGCTTTCCATTGAAAGAAACCCACCCAATCATTCTCCTAGCCAATTGAGTGGGTAAAATAGACTCGCGAGAACCGTGACCTTAATTTTTAATCTCCTACTTAATAAAAGAGTAGAAAATTTGCCACGTATCAAtcaattagatcttgaaattaATTATTTACCACTTGTCGATCTTTGGTTTTTTCTCATTAATTACATTTTCACTAATTCACTTTTCCCTTTTACACAGATGAAACACGTCagcaaataattaatttataatatcTGTTGCCTAATTTATTACAATAACTCTTACccaataaatataattttaaacaATCACGTCACCTTTATGCAATCCCTTCAAATATACTAAACCCCTGCATAACATCTATTCATTTTTATAAtgtaattttcaaattttcaaataaaacaatGTAAACAactttacaatatatatatatatatatatatatatatatatatatatatatatatatatatatatatatatatatatatatatatatatatatatatatatatattcacctcATCTGCAGTGAATATTCACGAATTTATTGTTATTTTTCTTCATTACTTCACAAATAAATAttgtctgatatatatatatatatatatatatatatatatatatatatatatatatatatatatatatatatatatatatatatatatcttcaaaatatatttcacattttcatttaaaacaacgattataattttatataaataccaaaatatatatcttaattaataatttatttacaaTAATTGATTAgtaattataagttttttttataaatatttaatttattttataactgtttggttcccacgggttataacctagtggTTAAATAAATGTTTGACAATATTGGGTCATTATACATTGGTGATTGTATGCTTCCATAGCATTCATTGTAatataactagtttataacccatgaGAACTgtgattataaaattaatttaatttttatattaaaaaaatcaaaattattaatcaattattttaaataaattattacttaagatatatttttttagttatttaaaattataattgttgatttaaatgaatatgtgaagttatatcaccttataatgtgtattaattttattttattttttaatctaatgttattaatttaatataattagagtaagaaaattaaaattttgaaatttaaaatggagaatcaattattaatttaatgtaattagagtggaaaatttaaattttgaaatttgaaatgaataattaatTGGTTGACAAGTGGCCTGATAcgtgacatataatattaataagtAGTTCTAATACTATGACACTTGTTAATAGAAAAATaaacctattcttttattagaatatgaAGATTATATTTAATATCATCGATTCCATTTACGCATGGTCGATAGCAGAGTGCCGACTCTGACCATGTGCAACATGGGCATTCGAAAAGGGCCCAAAATCTTAAGGGGCCCAATTTTTTTTGGTAGTATAAGCAATGGGCAACccattaatctaaactaattAATAGAACAAGGCAAGGGAGTAGTCACGAACAGAAGCCGCGATTTGCAGCACTTCATGATCATCAATTATTCGTTCGCTCAAAAAAAAGCAATCGACAAAGACAGTAACTTAGCGGCTCAGCGCCATTCACTCATTCAGCAAGGGTAGACGATCTTTTATGAGAAATTGAGGATTATCAAGGGTCAATTATTTGATTTTATCTCTTGCTAATCAACCAATCAGGTAAGATTTATGAGAATTGACGATTATCAAGTTTATAGTTGTCAATTGCATACTTGAATGATTCACACTTTCATagattatgagtttaatagaatATTGAATCATTGAATGAATTTAATATTATTGAATGAATTTAATATTTGATTATCAGTTTATCTACTATAAAAATCAGTTTAATAGTCAATAGAATAGTGAATGAATGAATTAGTTTCTAAGATTCATAGAAACCAGTTTAGTAGTTTAAATTATGAGTTTATGTTTATTGTAAAATTGtttatcaaattatgtttattGTAATTGCTTGAATGTTGAAAGTTGAAACTTATGAACTTGTAGTGATGAAGTCTAAACAACCATCCGATTATCAAAAATGTAAAAAGAGAAAACTAGATGAAGAAAAGAGAAAGGTTGATGTCGGTGCTCTAGATAAATTTATCCACAGACAACCTGTTGAAAAGCACATTGAAGAACATGTTGAAGAGCATGTTGAAGAGCACATTGAAGAGCAAGAGCATGTAGAAGTAGAAGAGACAGAAGAGCATGAGCCTATTAAAGAccttgttgatatatatatatatatatatatatatatatatatatatatatatatatatatatatatatatatatatatatatatatatgatccaaGAAGGTGGGAAAAACTTAATTCGGATGAGATTAAAATTTTGGTTGAGAAAGGTCCTAAAAGAGATAGTAGTATTATGTATGGTCCCTACGATAAACTTGGTAGACAATTTTCTGTAGCTTTGTATACAAGAACTTTATCAAATTTGGAGAAGCGTGATAAAGAATGGCTAGAATATTCGAAAGAGCTAGACAGAGTATTTTGTTTCTGTTGTAAAGTGTTTAGAAAAGGGATTTCAAAAGGTAAATTAGATGGTGAAGGTTATGCAGATTGGCACCATGTTACCACTAGGGTTAAAGAACACGAAATTTCATTGGATCATCTTACAAATAGGAATAAGTGGTTTGACATGCGTAAAAGATTGAACTTGAACGAAACAATTGATAAAGTTCAACATGAGCAATTCAAGAAAGAAAGAGATTACTGGAAACAAGTGCTTTTAAGAATTATTGCAGCAGTGAAGTTTCTTGCTAAACATAATTTAGCATTTCGTGGATCCAATGAAAAGTTGTATAAAAAAGGTAACTATAAATTGTATTGTTTGTTCCAGTTCcaccaatttttttttgttaattatgaTGACTGATTCCACTTCTTATTTGTTTATTGTATTTAACAGGTAATGGAAATTTTTTGGGTGTCATTGAAATGTTGGAAGAGTTTGACCCGGTTATCAAAGAGCATGTGCGACGGATCACAAGTGAAGGGCTTCATGTGCATTATCTTGGCCACCTAATCCAAAACGAACTAATATCTTTGATAGCTGAAGAAATTAAAAAAGAACTTATCAAGAAGATAAAGGAAGCAAAGTACTACTCAATCATACTTGATTGTACTCCCGATTCAAGTCACCAAGAACAAATGACTATAATAGTGAGGTATTTAAAGTTATCATATAATTCTGTTACTATCGAGGAGTCATTTTTAGGTTTTTTGAATGTTGATGATACCTCCGGAAAAGGATTATTTGATATTACACTTGAGGAGTTAAAGTCTCTTGGTCTTCAAATTGATGATATGTGTGGTCAAGGCTATGATAATGGGGCAAACATGAAAGGAAAACACCAAGGAATTCAAAAGAGATTTTTAGATATAAATCCTAGAGCGTTTTACACTCCTTGTGGTTGCCATTCTCTTAATCTAACATTATGTGATATGGCTAACAAGTGTATTAAAGGAAAGAACTTTTTTGGATTCATCCAACGTATTTATACTATCTTTGCAAATTCTACTAAGAGGTGGGAAATTTTGAAAGATAATGTTAAAGCTTGGAGTCTTAAGTCATTGTGTCAAACTCGTTGTGAAAGCCGGGCTGAGAGTGTAAAGGCGATTAAACTTCAACTTGTGGATGTACGAGAATCTTTACTTCAAGTTGGAGAAAAAGATAATGATGTTATAATTGCAAGTGAAGCAACTTCACTACCAGAAAAAGAACTTGGTGACTTTGAATTTTTGGTATCAACTGTTGTTTGGTATGAAGTACTAAACCATGTGAATATTGTGAGTAAGAAGTTAAAATCAAAGGATATGCATCTTGATAATGCTATTACAGAAATAAACAAATTGATTGGGTACTTCAAGGATTATAGAGAAACTGGTTTTTCAAAAGCGATTGTTGAAGCTAAGGAGATTGCTATTGAAATGGGTATTGATCCAATATTTCCACAAAAGCGTTTGATTGAAAGGAAAAAAAGGTTTGATGAGAGTTCAAGTAGCGAAGAAGTTTCATTTACACCTGAAGAGAATTTCAGAGTCAATTATTTCTTATACATTGTTGATCAAACTATTTCTTCTCTTGAGACAAGATTTGAACAATTCAAAGAGTATGATAAAATGTTTGGTTTTTTATTTACACAAAATTTGAGGGGAATTGAAGATAAAGATCTTAAGTTATATTGTCATCGTCTTGAAAGAGCACTCAAGTTTGAAGAAAGATCGGATATTGATGCTGAGGAACTTTATACGGAGTTGAAATTATTTGAGACATTGGAAACCAATGAATTTATCAAACCTATAgatgttttgaagtttttgaaagaACTTGATTATTTCCCAAATGCAAGCATTGCATATAGAATATTGTTGACTATTCCAGTAACGGTCGCATCTGCAGAAAGGAGTTTTTCCAAATTAAAATTTGTGAAATCTTACCTACGCTCCACAATGAGCCAAGAAAGACTTAGCGGTTTGACGATGATATCTATCGAGAACGAAATCTTAGAGAGTATAGACTACAAAGAGTTGATCAACCAATTTGCAATCAAGAATGCTAGGAGAGCTTTAAGGATCGTCGATTAGCTGTTAGGATATTTTATTAGTCATTAaaatactttgattttgttatgtttattGCTATAAGGTTTAtcgtcattttaataaaaaattagttTATGTAATTTAATTCGTTAACATGTTACACATTAAGGCCTAAGAGCCTTTTTTCTCCGTTTCGTCATGGGCATTTGATTCCTAGAACCGGCCATGGTCGATAGATTAATGAAATGTAAAGATAATGATGATCATCAAGGTTTTTACATAATACGATGGAATGCTGGTATTCTCAACACAAAGATGGTGGAGataaatatacaaacatcaacatATAACTATTTTAGCATTGTATGATAAGAATCATAATATCTATTGCATCATGAATTTATGATGAAATCAAGTTTTACTTGTGCTTTGAAGGAGGATATTCAAATGTGTACCTTATAAGGTATACCCTGTCGAGAGTAAAATCTTTAAAGTACATGATTACATGAAATGAAGAATAATGAGAATCTACAATTCTACATGATAttaccaatgttttaaaacccgggtcgacccggccggttgaaccggttGGACCGTGACCCGGTGTAGAAGGCGGGTCAATTGAGACCGGTTTTTTGTAAAAATACGAACCGGATCGAACCGGCTGGGTTTTCCCTAAACCACGGTTCGACCGCTTATATCGAACCGGTTAAAACCGGATTGACCCGTTTTAATAGGGTTTGGATAGTTAGATACAAGTATCGAACGCCAAAACAACAAGTCGTTTGcggttttttttaatgtttttcaatgtttaaactttgtggacatcaaattattggttttatatgtttatggattatgcatgaaagtaaaaatatataaaaatagaaaaaaaatcataaaccgGGTTGACCCGACGGTTCAACCGGTTGACCCGTGAACCGGTAATCACACCGGGTCAACTAAAAACAcgggttttaaaacattggatATTACTCGTATATTTAATAAATGGCAATGCTCTGGTATACCTTGTGCTCATTTGTAATAAATGACAATGCTCTGTACCTTGTGCTCATTGTAATAAATGACAATGCTCTGGTATACCTTTTGCTGATGTGATAGCAAAATCACTAGTGTTTACGTATTTTCACCATTTCGTGAATGTTGTAAAGTTAACctatgaaatttttttaaaagtaaacgttaattaatttatttgttcTTGTTTTAGGTTGGAATCTTCGGTTACAAATAAAACATAGATATATATAAATTAGTAAGAAAGTCACTTTGTTGCATTgatttggtaaaaaaaatatagatataaATTCATTGAaattcttgagagagagagagagagagagagagagagaacatggTAGGTTGGTTGTTAAATAGATATAATCATAAAAATAACTACCGAGTTATGTACACTACACCACAATACAAAGGTAACAACCAACTACCCTTGAATTTAATTTAAACCCTctaaataaataaatcacaatAAAAAAGGTAAATCAAAAATTAATAtcttagtaaaaaaaaaaaaagaaaaaaaaaattaggagcCATGGAAAGGAATCATCTCTGTTGGTAAAGAGCATTTTAGTACTGGCTGGGTGTACCTAGAGATTCCCCTGACCTTCGGGCAGTCTGGGCAGCAGATACTGATGACTTATCCGACCCACCTCGCACATTATATCTCTCATAAACTTTTTCACGGTTTTCCGACCACCATGTCTCCGCTTGGTGCTCCCCAAATCTCCTGCGACTGCACATTCATACAACCAATTTTAAGTATGTCACCTTATACTCTGTTTGACATGCATTGGTCTGTGAGACTGATGTCAATACgataaaaaaaaaatgcaaatttttGTCACGCCCAAAAAGACTGGACACGAACTTACTGTCGATCTCTCGTCacgcaaaagacgtaaatgcccttctcGTCTTCATCATGAAAAACaacctttgaaaagtttgttAGGTCCATCCTGTCCAATCCAATCATGTCCCGTGTAACGGGACATGATGGGAGTAGACTGGGCGGGACAGACCTGACAAACTTTTCAAGAGTTGTTTTTCATGATGAAGGCGAGGAGGACATTTATGTCTTTTGCGCGACGAGAGATCGAAAGTAAGTTCGTGTCCCACCTTTTTGGGTGGGAcaaaattttgcatttttttgTCCTATAGACATTAGTCTCCGTCTCAGTCCAATGCATGAGAAACACAGTACAACCTGTTTTATGTAACGGGAAGTACCTGAAGCGGACTCTTTTGAGATCACGGGTCCCATCACGTAGAGCTACAAGTGTTATGTACACTCCAGGCTCATATTGCTCGATCCATTCGGCCTCAACTTGATCAGTGGCATTAtaggtattattattattgttgttgttgttgtggtggtTGTTATTGTTACTATTGGAAGCTGGATTTCTAGATTTGAAGCCGTTATTTTCTGCTTCTTGAGAAGGAGGTGCATGATCCGGCAAATATTTGTTCCCCATTTCCACAACTGCCCCTGTGGTGCCATTAAGAGATCTGGCATCTGAATCGCCATCATTCCCGTTAGATGTCCGTACAGATTCAGTGAATCCAGCGAATGATTCAGTGGGTCCCGATGTTTCATTTATAGAAGATATCGTGTCCATTGGAGTTATTATTTGATTTTCTTCACTTGTATCAGGATTGTGAAGCATGGAATTCGAGTCCAGACCATTTGGTAACTTAATGCTGTCAAGGTCATAGGATCCAGGTGGCAATCTCTCTGCCATATCTTTAAGCTGCAATatataataacaaatttaatcataaaaactatttttttttgttaa of the Lactuca sativa cultivar Salinas chromosome 6, Lsat_Salinas_v11, whole genome shotgun sequence genome contains:
- the LOC111901968 gene encoding uncharacterized protein LOC111901968, translated to MLKVETYELVVMKSKQPSDYQKCKKRKLDEEKRKVDVGALDKFIHRQPVEKHIEEHVEEHVEEHIEEQEHVEVEETEEHEPIKDLIYIYIYDPRRWEKLNSDEIKILVEKGPKRDSSIMYGPYDKLGRQFSVALYTRTLSNLEKHGEGYADWHHVTTRVKEHEISLDHLTNRNKWFDMRKRLNLNETIDKVQHEQFKKERDYWKQVLLRIIAAVKFLAKHNLAFRGSNEKLYKKGNGNFLGVIEMLEEFDPVIKEHVRRITSEGLHVHYLGHLIQNELISLIAEEIKKELIKKIKEAKYYSIILDCTPDSSHQEQMTIIVRYLKLSYNSVTIEESFLGFLNVDDTSGKGLFDITLEELKSLGLQIDDMCGQGYDNGANMKGKHQGIQKRFLDINPRAFYTPCGCHSLNLTLCDMANKCIKGKNFFGFIQRIYTIFANSTKRWEILKDNVKAWSLKSLCQTRCESRAESVKAIKLQLVDVRESLLQVGEKDNDVIIASEATSLPEKELGDFEFLVSTVVWYEVLNHVNIVSKKLKSKDMHLDNAITEINKLIGYFKDYRETGFSKAIVEAKEIAIEMGIDPIFPQKRLIERKKRFDESSSSEEVSFTPEENFRVNYFLYIVDQTISSLETRFEQFKEYDKMFGFLFTQNLRGIEDKDLKLYCHRLERALKFEERSDIDAEELYTELKLFETLETNEFIKPIDVLKFLKELDYFPNASIAYRILLTIPVTVASAERSFSKLKFVKSYLRSTMSQERLSGLTMISIENEILESIDYKELINQFAIKNARRALRIVD